In Candidatus Izemoplasmatales bacterium, one genomic interval encodes:
- the ruvB gene encoding Holliday junction branch migration DNA helicase RuvB: MDKRVIANNLLVDDEIEATLRPQRFTEFIGQPNVKEMIQVAVEAAKKRQETLDHVLLYGPPGLGKTTLAQVIANEMGVSMKTCSGPTIERTGDLAAILTSLEPGDVLFIDEIHRLPKIVEEILYSSMEDFVIDIVVGKDAGAKSIRVDLPPFTLIGATTRYGDLTGPLRDRFGIVHKLDFYDVPDLEIICRRTARIYDCTIDESAVSELAKRSRGTPRIVNRLFRRVRDFADVLNDGVVTAAVTKTALEKLKIDETGLDRKDREYLAAIIDKYRGGPVGLETIATSISEDPTTLEDVYEPYLIQMGFVSRTPRGRVVTEKGYQHLKKGYQGSLF; encoded by the coding sequence ATGGACAAACGCGTGATAGCCAACAATCTGCTCGTCGACGACGAGATCGAAGCGACGCTCAGACCCCAGCGGTTCACGGAGTTCATCGGCCAGCCGAACGTCAAGGAGATGATCCAGGTCGCCGTCGAAGCCGCGAAGAAGCGGCAGGAGACCCTCGACCACGTCCTCCTCTACGGTCCTCCCGGACTCGGGAAGACGACGCTCGCCCAGGTGATCGCCAACGAGATGGGCGTCTCGATGAAAACCTGCAGCGGTCCGACGATCGAGCGCACCGGCGACCTCGCCGCGATCCTGACGTCGCTCGAACCGGGCGACGTGCTCTTCATCGACGAGATCCACCGTTTGCCGAAGATCGTCGAGGAGATCCTCTATTCCTCGATGGAGGACTTCGTGATCGACATCGTCGTCGGGAAGGATGCGGGCGCCAAATCGATCCGCGTCGACCTCCCGCCGTTCACGCTGATCGGCGCGACGACGCGCTACGGCGACCTCACCGGGCCGCTCCGCGATCGTTTCGGAATCGTCCACAAGCTCGACTTCTACGATGTCCCCGACCTCGAGATCATCTGTCGCCGCACCGCGAGGATCTACGACTGCACGATCGACGAATCGGCCGTGAGCGAACTCGCCAAGCGCAGCCGCGGCACCCCCCGCATCGTCAACCGCCTGTTCCGCCGCGTCCGCGACTTCGCCGATGTCCTGAACGACGGCGTCGTCACTGCCGCCGTGACCAAGACGGCGCTCGAAAAACTCAAGATCGACGAGACCGGACTCGACCGCAAGGACCGCGAGTACCTCGCCGCGATCATCGACAAGTATCGCGGCGGTCCCGTCGGTCTCGAGACGATCGCCACCTCGATCAGCGAGGACCCGACGACGCTCGAAGACGTGTACGAACCCTATCTCATCCAGATGGGCTTCGTCAGCCGGACGCCCCGCGGCCGGGTCGTCACCGAGAAGGGATACCAGCATCTCAAGAAAGGATACCAGGGCAGCCTGTTCTGA
- the queA gene encoding tRNA preQ1(34) S-adenosylmethionine ribosyltransferase-isomerase QueA, with product MKTSDFDYVLPPELIAQTPLSDRQGSRLLVCRRDSFELVHDHFYNIVEYLEKGDVLVVNDTRVLPARLAGIKRDTAAAIEILLLRQLEGDVWETLAKPAKRVREQSVIVFGDGLLEATCVGVGEEGIRLLRFAYDGVFLELLDRLGEMPLPPYIHEQLADRDRYQTVYSKVVGSAAAPTAGLHFTPELLDRIRAHGVTVASLTLHVGLGTFRPVAVEDVTTHRMHSEFYALSAETAATLEDARREGRRIIAVGTTSTRTLETVMAKYGRFVPASGWTDIFIYPGFRFRAIDGLITNFHLPKSTLVMLVSAFASKEIVFSAYAAAIAEKYRFFSFGDAMLILPSKH from the coding sequence ATGAAGACTTCCGATTTCGATTATGTCCTTCCGCCCGAACTGATCGCCCAGACGCCTCTTTCGGACCGTCAGGGCTCGCGCCTTCTGGTCTGCCGGCGCGATTCGTTCGAGCTCGTCCACGACCATTTCTACAACATCGTCGAATATCTCGAAAAGGGCGACGTGCTCGTCGTGAACGACACCCGGGTCCTCCCCGCCCGGCTCGCCGGCATCAAGCGCGACACCGCCGCCGCGATCGAGATCCTGCTCCTCCGGCAACTCGAGGGCGACGTCTGGGAGACGCTCGCGAAACCCGCCAAACGGGTCCGCGAACAGAGCGTGATCGTCTTCGGCGACGGACTCCTCGAGGCGACCTGCGTGGGCGTCGGCGAGGAGGGCATCCGCCTTCTCCGCTTCGCCTACGACGGCGTGTTCCTCGAACTGCTCGACCGTCTCGGCGAGATGCCGCTGCCGCCGTACATCCACGAACAGCTCGCCGACCGCGACCGCTACCAGACCGTCTACTCGAAGGTCGTCGGATCGGCCGCGGCCCCGACCGCCGGACTGCATTTCACCCCCGAACTGCTCGACCGGATCCGCGCCCATGGCGTCACCGTCGCCTCCCTCACCCTCCACGTCGGCCTCGGTACCTTCCGGCCCGTCGCCGTCGAGGACGTGACGACGCACAGGATGCATTCCGAGTTCTACGCGCTCTCGGCCGAAACGGCCGCGACGCTCGAGGACGCGCGCCGCGAAGGTCGCCGGATCATCGCCGTCGGCACCACCTCGACGCGGACGCTCGAGACGGTGATGGCGAAATACGGCCGCTTCGTTCCGGCTTCCGGATGGACCGACATCTTCATCTATCCGGGCTTCCGGTTCCGGGCGATCGACGGTCTCATCACCAACTTCCATTTGCCCAAGTCGACGCTCGTGATGCTCGTTTCCGCCTTCGCCTCGAAGGAGATCGTGTTTTCCGCCTACGCCGCCGCGATCGCCGAAAAGTACCGTTTCTTCTCGTTCGGCGACGCAATGCTGATCCTGCCGTCGAAGCATTGA
- a CDS encoding phosphate propanoyltransferase, protein MEKKILVEVSARHVHLSPTALETLFGPGYQLTVKKPLSQPGQYAAEERVTVVGPKKELAGISILGPVRKDTQVELSLTDARSIGIVAPVRESGDIKASAPCRIVGPKGEITVSEGVIIAKRHIHLTPADAAAWGLSDKEKVLVRIDTEGRSLIFGDVVCRVRADFATAMHIDTDEGNAAGVSGVVYGTIL, encoded by the coding sequence ATGGAAAAGAAAATACTCGTCGAAGTTTCCGCACGTCATGTGCACCTGTCCCCCACCGCGCTCGAGACGCTGTTCGGCCCGGGATACCAGCTTACCGTCAAGAAACCCCTCTCCCAACCCGGCCAGTACGCCGCCGAGGAACGCGTCACCGTCGTCGGCCCGAAGAAGGAGCTCGCCGGCATCTCGATCCTCGGTCCGGTCCGCAAGGACACCCAGGTCGAGCTTTCGCTCACTGACGCGCGCTCGATCGGGATCGTCGCCCCGGTCCGCGAATCCGGCGACATCAAGGCCAGCGCCCCCTGCCGCATCGTCGGTCCGAAGGGCGAGATCACCGTCTCCGAGGGCGTCATCATCGCCAAGCGCCACATCCATCTGACGCCGGCCGACGCCGCCGCCTGGGGTCTTTCGGACAAGGAGAAGGTCCTCGTCCGCATCGACACCGAAGGCCGCTCGCTGATCTTCGGCGACGTCGTCTGCCGCGTCCGCGCCGACTTCGCCACGGCGATGCACATCGATACCGACGAAGGGAACGCCGCCGGCGTTTCCGGCGTCGTCTACGGCACCATCCTCTGA
- the tgt gene encoding tRNA guanosine(34) transglycosylase Tgt has translation MPFSFDVVRASRETKARIGVLHTSHGDFETPIFMPVGTQATVKTLDPQETMEVSDGLILGNTYHLWLQPGDAVVKAHGGIRGFMRWDGGLLTDSGGFQVFSLSKIRKIREEGVEFRHHLSGERLFMTPEDSIRVQNNLGADIIMSFDECPPFDSSYDYMKKSVERTVRWAARGKAAHADPDGQALFGIVQGGPHRDLRAYCASELQKIDFPGYSIGGLAIGETKAEMYEVLGYMDELLPKDKPRYLMGVGSPDDLIVGAMNGVDMFDCVLPTRIARHGTAMTSHGKVVIKNREYENDMGPLDPDCDCKVCRTYTRSYLRHLFKADEILGLRLVTYHNLHFLKGLMHAIRAAVREDRLVAFKDAFFARYYR, from the coding sequence ATGCCGTTCTCTTTCGACGTCGTCCGCGCATCCCGCGAGACGAAAGCCCGGATCGGCGTCCTGCATACGTCCCACGGCGACTTCGAGACGCCGATCTTCATGCCCGTCGGCACCCAGGCGACCGTCAAGACGCTCGACCCGCAGGAGACGATGGAAGTGAGCGACGGCCTCATCCTCGGCAACACCTACCATCTCTGGCTGCAGCCGGGGGACGCCGTCGTCAAGGCCCACGGCGGGATCCGCGGGTTCATGAGATGGGACGGCGGCCTGCTTACCGACTCGGGCGGATTCCAGGTCTTCAGCCTCTCCAAGATCCGCAAGATCAGGGAGGAAGGCGTCGAGTTCCGGCATCATCTGTCGGGCGAGCGCCTGTTCATGACCCCCGAGGACAGCATCCGCGTCCAGAACAATCTCGGCGCCGACATCATCATGAGCTTCGACGAGTGTCCGCCGTTCGATTCGTCCTACGACTACATGAAGAAGTCCGTCGAACGGACCGTCCGGTGGGCCGCGCGCGGCAAAGCCGCGCACGCCGACCCCGACGGCCAGGCGCTGTTCGGCATCGTCCAGGGCGGACCGCACCGCGACCTGCGCGCCTATTGCGCGTCGGAACTGCAGAAGATCGACTTTCCGGGATACTCGATCGGAGGTCTCGCGATCGGCGAGACCAAGGCCGAGATGTACGAGGTCCTTGGCTACATGGACGAACTGCTTCCGAAGGACAAGCCGCGCTACCTGATGGGCGTCGGTTCCCCCGACGACCTGATCGTCGGCGCGATGAACGGCGTCGACATGTTCGACTGCGTGCTGCCGACGCGGATCGCCCGCCACGGCACGGCGATGACCTCGCACGGCAAGGTCGTGATCAAGAACCGGGAATACGAAAACGACATGGGCCCGCTCGATCCCGACTGCGACTGCAAGGTCTGCCGCACCTACACCCGCTCCTACCTCCGGCACCTCTTCAAGGCCGACGAGATCCTCGGACTCCGGCTCGTCACCTATCACAACCTCCATTTCCTGAAGGGGCTGATGCACGCGATCCGCGCCGCCGTCAGGGAAGACCGGCTCGTCGCCTTCAAGGACGCTTTCTTCGCCCGGTACTATCGCTAG
- the ftsZ gene encoding cell division protein FtsZ — protein sequence MFDMNENFNQKPMIKVIGVGGGGGSAINRMIENDVQGVEFIAMNTDAQVLRLSKADVRLQLGKMLTRGLGAGANPEVGRQAALESEDEIREILSDTDMVFITAGMGGGTGTGAAPVIARIAREMGCLTIGIVTKPFSFEGRKRTTVAMQGVEELRPYVDTLIVIPNDKLLYVVEKDTPYLDAFREADNVLRQGVQGITEIIAVPGVVNVDFADVKTVMKDKGTALMGIGIASGENRAVEAARDAIRSPLLETSINGATDAIVNITSGLNASLYEIHEIVDEIQKSSTTDINVIYGSAINTDLGDEIVVTVIATGFSDDPLKREQLLKTEPKPVIPAVEPVPAKEPPKSKKEVKKEEKVKREVEKQQPKKPEEEPEDVSIPSWLKDRFKK from the coding sequence ATGTTCGACATGAATGAGAATTTCAACCAGAAACCGATGATCAAGGTCATCGGCGTCGGCGGCGGCGGCGGCTCGGCCATCAACCGCATGATCGAGAACGACGTCCAGGGCGTGGAATTCATCGCGATGAACACCGACGCCCAGGTCCTCCGCCTCTCCAAGGCGGACGTCCGCCTGCAGCTCGGGAAGATGCTCACGCGCGGACTCGGCGCCGGCGCCAATCCCGAGGTCGGCCGCCAGGCCGCCCTCGAATCCGAAGACGAGATCCGCGAGATCCTGTCGGACACCGACATGGTCTTCATCACCGCCGGCATGGGCGGCGGCACCGGCACCGGCGCCGCGCCGGTGATCGCCCGCATCGCCCGCGAGATGGGCTGCCTCACGATCGGCATCGTGACCAAGCCGTTCTCCTTCGAAGGCCGCAAGCGCACCACCGTCGCGATGCAGGGCGTCGAGGAACTCCGTCCCTACGTCGACACCCTGATCGTGATTCCCAACGACAAGCTGCTCTACGTCGTCGAGAAGGACACGCCCTACCTCGACGCCTTCCGCGAGGCCGACAACGTCCTCCGCCAGGGCGTCCAGGGCATCACCGAGATCATCGCCGTCCCCGGCGTCGTCAACGTCGACTTCGCCGACGTCAAGACCGTCATGAAGGACAAGGGCACCGCGCTCATGGGCATCGGCATCGCCTCCGGCGAGAACCGCGCCGTCGAAGCCGCCCGCGACGCAATCCGGAGCCCGCTCCTCGAAACCTCGATCAACGGCGCCACCGACGCCATCGTCAACATCACCTCCGGCCTCAACGCCTCGCTCTACGAGATCCACGAGATCGTCGACGAGATCCAGAAGAGCTCGACGACCGACATCAACGTCATCTACGGGTCCGCGATCAACACCGACCTCGGCGACGAGATCGTCGTCACCGTGATCGCGACCGGCTTCTCCGACGACCCGCTCAAGCGCGAACAGCTCCTCAAGACCGAACCGAAGCCGGTGATCCCGGCCGTCGAACCGGTTCCCGCGAAGGAACCGCCGAAGTCGAAGAAGGAAGTCAAGAAAGAGGAGAAGGTCAAGCGCGAGGTCGAGAAGCAGCAGCCGAAGAAGCCCGAAGAAGAACCCGAGGACGTCTCGATCCCCTCGTGGCTCAAGGACCGTTTCAAGAAGTAG
- the mgtE gene encoding magnesium transporter has protein sequence MNEENDIRTPFELEIVEIVRSDRRVDEKKERLSDFHDFDLSQALPLFDPAERKKFYALLDGATLADVFEHLDPEDAVVYVKELPLPDAARILNGMEGDDLVDLLQAFKDRDERVRFLALLTLERRNGIKAMIDYDDDLVGSIMNDVFVAIPPTLTVKQAIRALVDAAGKTEFINNLYVVEDGVLVGVLSLREIISSGNRPDTPIRELMTTNLVTVTPTTRKEEAIGIMRDYDFMLLPVVGDDGRILGILSFDDMIEAQNEESDEDYAKLAAVADVEVDDEKESAAVAVRKRMPWLIILLLLDVVTSSVVAGFEGVIAAIPTLALFMPMVLSMCGNTGTQSLGVIIQLFADNRLETRKERSIHLFHELLTGLVNGLVLGVVVFGLVLGLRTLDGASFSETLPFAAVIALAIAVALTVSTVAGAFVPILCKLVKIDPAVASGPFITTINDILSLLIYFGLAALLLGGLM, from the coding sequence ATGAACGAAGAAAACGACATCCGGACGCCGTTCGAACTCGAAATCGTCGAGATCGTGCGCTCCGACCGCCGCGTCGACGAGAAGAAGGAGCGCCTTTCCGACTTTCACGACTTCGACCTCTCGCAGGCCCTCCCGCTGTTCGATCCCGCCGAGCGGAAGAAGTTCTACGCCCTCCTCGACGGCGCCACCCTCGCCGACGTCTTCGAGCATCTCGATCCCGAGGACGCCGTCGTCTACGTCAAGGAACTGCCCCTTCCGGACGCCGCCCGGATCCTGAACGGGATGGAGGGCGACGACCTCGTCGACCTTTTGCAGGCCTTCAAGGACCGCGACGAGCGGGTCCGGTTCCTCGCCCTCCTCACGCTCGAGCGTCGCAACGGCATCAAGGCCATGATCGACTACGACGACGACCTCGTCGGCTCGATCATGAACGACGTCTTCGTCGCGATTCCCCCGACCCTGACCGTCAAGCAGGCGATCCGCGCGCTCGTCGACGCCGCCGGGAAGACCGAGTTCATCAACAACCTCTACGTCGTCGAGGACGGCGTCCTCGTCGGCGTGCTCTCGCTCCGCGAGATCATCTCCTCCGGAAACCGCCCCGACACCCCGATCCGCGAACTGATGACGACCAACCTCGTCACCGTGACCCCGACCACCCGCAAGGAAGAGGCGATCGGGATCATGCGCGACTACGACTTCATGCTCCTGCCGGTCGTCGGCGACGACGGCCGCATCCTCGGGATCCTCTCCTTCGACGACATGATCGAGGCGCAGAACGAAGAGAGCGACGAGGACTATGCCAAGCTCGCCGCGGTCGCCGACGTCGAGGTCGACGACGAGAAGGAGTCGGCCGCCGTCGCAGTGCGGAAGCGCATGCCGTGGCTGATCATCCTGCTTCTGCTCGACGTCGTCACGAGTTCCGTGGTGGCCGGCTTCGAGGGCGTGATCGCCGCGATTCCGACGCTCGCGCTGTTCATGCCGATGGTGCTCTCGATGTGCGGCAACACCGGCACCCAGAGCCTCGGCGTCATCATCCAGCTGTTCGCCGACAACCGACTCGAGACCCGGAAGGAACGGTCGATCCACCTGTTCCACGAACTTCTGACCGGTCTCGTCAACGGCCTCGTCCTCGGGGTCGTCGTCTTCGGACTGGTCCTCGGCCTCCGCACCCTCGACGGCGCGTCGTTTTCCGAAACGCTTCCGTTCGCCGCCGTGATCGCGCTCGCGATCGCCGTCGCGCTCACGGTCTCGACCGTCGCCGGTGCCTTCGTGCCGATCCTCTGCAAGCTCGTCAAAATCGATCCCGCGGTCGCCTCCGGACCGTTCATCACGACGATCAACGACATCCTCTCGCTTCTCATCTACTTCGGTCTCGCCGCGCTCCTGCTCGGCGGGCTGATGTGA
- the mgtE gene encoding magnesium transporter, with protein MNEELKEELAERDYVAEVADLIRTRLDDPAFVTLLDEYHPFDVSHALLGLEPELRRRFFAAVPVAVAANVFEHFEREDAISCIREIPTPAAVAVIDAMDTDDAVDLLQYLEETESDIDLVNQLSPKKRNELKKYWSYADVEIGSVMSNSFVELGVSMKVPDAMKKLTGIAGETEYISILYVVDKQKLVGSLHLKDLILARASQTIGEIMEPHVVSADPHASKETVARMMLDYGNSSMPIAEDGRIVGIVTYDDLMDVIDEIKTEDYAKFASVAPAEIAAEEKSVKLSVKSRLPWLLVLLALSTLSSIALSLFDGAFTSSDGARRLAAELAIFLPLLLDMSGNSGTQSLAVMIRYLAKNDNVLKRAQIKRTLRREIVTGLIEGLGIGLVVFGVGVVTAAIADGWPPAARDIAIGAVTAFAIAVALLTATVLGAFVPLLMSWLKKDPAVASGPFITTLADIATLVIYYALSLAVLLPLYASA; from the coding sequence ATGAACGAGGAACTCAAGGAAGAACTCGCCGAACGCGACTATGTCGCGGAAGTGGCCGACCTGATCCGGACCCGTCTGGACGACCCCGCCTTCGTCACGCTGCTCGACGAATACCATCCGTTCGACGTCTCGCATGCGCTCCTCGGCCTCGAACCGGAGCTCCGCCGTCGCTTCTTCGCCGCCGTCCCGGTCGCCGTCGCCGCAAACGTGTTCGAGCATTTCGAGCGGGAAGACGCCATTTCCTGCATCCGCGAGATCCCGACGCCGGCGGCCGTCGCCGTCATCGACGCGATGGACACCGACGATGCCGTCGACCTTTTGCAGTACCTCGAGGAGACTGAAAGCGACATCGACCTCGTCAACCAGCTCTCCCCGAAGAAACGCAACGAACTGAAGAAGTACTGGAGCTACGCCGACGTCGAGATCGGCTCGGTGATGTCCAACAGCTTCGTCGAACTCGGCGTCTCGATGAAGGTCCCCGACGCGATGAAGAAGCTCACCGGCATCGCCGGCGAGACCGAGTACATCTCGATCCTCTACGTCGTCGACAAGCAGAAGCTGGTCGGCTCCCTCCACCTCAAGGACCTGATCCTCGCCCGCGCCTCGCAGACGATCGGCGAGATCATGGAACCGCACGTCGTCTCCGCCGACCCGCACGCCTCGAAGGAGACGGTGGCGCGGATGATGCTCGACTACGGCAACTCCTCGATGCCGATCGCCGAGGACGGACGGATCGTCGGGATCGTCACCTACGACGACCTGATGGACGTCATCGACGAGATCAAGACGGAAGACTATGCCAAGTTCGCCTCGGTCGCCCCGGCCGAGATCGCGGCCGAGGAGAAGTCGGTCAAACTGTCGGTGAAGAGCCGGTTGCCCTGGCTCCTCGTCCTGCTCGCGCTCTCGACCCTGTCCTCGATCGCGCTCTCGCTCTTCGACGGCGCCTTCACCAGTTCCGACGGCGCCCGCCGCCTGGCCGCGGAGCTCGCGATCTTCCTGCCGCTCCTCCTCGACATGTCGGGCAATTCGGGGACGCAGTCGCTCGCCGTCATGATCCGCTACCTCGCCAAGAACGACAACGTCCTGAAACGCGCGCAGATCAAACGGACCCTGCGCCGCGAGATCGTCACCGGTCTGATCGAGGGCCTCGGGATCGGTCTGGTCGTGTTCGGCGTCGGCGTCGTCACCGCCGCGATCGCCGACGGCTGGCCGCCGGCCGCGCGGGACATCGCGATCGGCGCCGTCACGGCCTTCGCGATCGCCGTCGCGCTTCTGACGGCAACGGTCCTCGGGGCGTTCGTCCCGCTCCTCATGAGCTGGCTCAAGAAGGACCCGGCCGTGGCCTCCGGACCGTTCATCACGACCCTCGCCGACATCGCCACCCTCGTCATCTACTACGCCCTGAGCCTCGCGGTGCTTCTCCCGCTCTATGCTTCGGCGTAA
- a CDS encoding YhbY family RNA-binding protein — MIELTGKQKSKLRSLAMTRPAAFQVGKEGLTPTLLSAIDDFVRKNELVKIALLDTAASDFDEVALALSERQIAVVQKIGHTFVGYRPNPKLEKRIELPR, encoded by the coding sequence ATGATCGAACTGACCGGGAAACAGAAAAGCAAGCTCAGAAGCCTCGCGATGACGCGTCCGGCCGCCTTCCAGGTGGGCAAGGAGGGGCTCACCCCCACGCTGCTCTCCGCGATCGACGACTTCGTCCGGAAGAACGAACTCGTCAAGATCGCCCTCCTCGACACCGCCGCGAGCGACTTCGACGAGGTCGCCCTGGCGCTTTCGGAGCGTCAGATCGCCGTCGTCCAGAAGATCGGCCATACCTTCGTCGGCTATCGTCCGAACCCGAAGCTCGAGAAGCGGATCGAGCTGCCCCGATGA
- the surE gene encoding 5'/3'-nucleotidase SurE produces the protein MKILVTNDDGYQAVGIRLLADLAKKYGDVTVVAPHTHMSGASVSRGGWFQSKAYRQEEGLYSVEGTPADAVHFGIFGLDLKPDLVLSGINDGLNIGIDTIYSGTVGAAMEALKARVPAIAFSCDFGHYGPAEKHFDEVMRYIVDHDLTSRNYVLNVNFPSKRYETSKGVMVTDIAFRPMHHYYVEGPEGVYKNKRSYLPYDFIPGTDLWAAENGYTSITPLKLGNRTSSGLAELKKKVGELE, from the coding sequence ATGAAGATCCTCGTCACCAACGACGACGGCTACCAGGCCGTCGGGATCAGGCTGCTTGCAGACCTCGCGAAGAAGTACGGCGACGTCACCGTCGTCGCCCCCCATACGCACATGAGCGGCGCCTCGGTCTCCCGCGGCGGCTGGTTCCAGTCGAAGGCCTACCGCCAGGAAGAAGGACTCTACAGCGTCGAGGGCACGCCCGCCGACGCCGTCCACTTCGGCATCTTCGGCCTCGACCTGAAGCCCGACCTGGTCCTCTCCGGGATCAACGACGGCCTCAACATCGGGATCGACACGATCTACTCCGGCACCGTCGGCGCCGCCATGGAGGCGCTCAAGGCGCGCGTCCCGGCGATCGCCTTCTCGTGCGACTTCGGCCACTACGGGCCCGCCGAGAAGCATTTCGACGAGGTCATGCGCTACATCGTCGACCACGACCTGACCTCGCGCAACTACGTATTGAACGTCAACTTTCCCTCCAAACGCTACGAGACCTCGAAGGGCGTGATGGTGACCGACATCGCCTTCCGGCCGATGCACCACTACTACGTCGAGGGACCCGAGGGCGTGTACAAGAACAAGCGTTCCTACCTGCCGTACGACTTCATCCCCGGGACCGACCTGTGGGCGGCCGAGAACGGCTACACCTCGATCACCCCGCTCAAGCTCGGGAACCGCACCTCCTCCGGGCTCGCGGAGCTGAAGAAGAAGGTCGGGGAGCTTGAATAG
- a CDS encoding YggS family pyridoxal phosphate-dependent enzyme, with product MNLAKNLETVRRDLGSATLVAATKYVGADTIAELSRLGVTDVGENRTDSYLEKRAALSDLPIRWHFIGHLQSNKAKGVVETIDCLHSLDSLRLAAEIQKRRTTPLDCFVEVHVSGEPSKDGVEPENLRDFVKDLAEYDRIRVVGLMGMAAEAEDAVVLETFLRLARLRDAIRAEGWLHAPCAYLSMGMSGDYRLALQAGATHVRLGSILFRSEE from the coding sequence ATGAATCTCGCGAAGAACCTCGAAACGGTCAGACGCGACCTCGGATCGGCCACGCTCGTCGCCGCGACCAAGTACGTCGGCGCCGACACGATCGCCGAACTTTCCCGCCTCGGCGTCACGGACGTCGGCGAGAACCGGACCGACAGCTATCTCGAAAAGCGCGCCGCGCTTTCGGACCTGCCGATCCGCTGGCACTTCATCGGCCACCTCCAGTCGAACAAGGCGAAAGGCGTCGTCGAGACGATCGACTGCCTGCATTCGCTCGACAGTCTCCGCCTCGCCGCCGAGATTCAGAAGCGGCGGACGACCCCCCTCGATTGTTTCGTCGAGGTGCACGTCTCCGGCGAACCGTCGAAGGACGGCGTCGAACCGGAAAACCTGCGGGATTTCGTCAAGGATCTCGCGGAGTATGATAGAATAAGGGTGGTCGGCCTGATGGGCATGGCCGCCGAGGCCGAGGATGCGGTCGTGCTCGAGACGTTTTTACGGCTCGCGCGGCTGCGCGACGCGATCCGCGCCGAGGGGTGGCTCCACGCCCCCTGCGCCTACCTGTCGATGGGGATGAGCGGCGACTACAGGCTCGCCCTTCAGGCCGGCGCCACGCACGTGCGGCTCGGCTCGATCCTGTTCAGAAGCGAGGAATGA
- a CDS encoding cell division protein SepF, whose translation MGLFQKKQPVKTTDVGFEQLEFFRVHDTAKIYEYAEKIMHRIPIVLNFSDCLIQEANENLLFLTGVLYACDGEIVRIQDKIYLMAQKSDLNGPTLTKFVNQYGSKK comes from the coding sequence ATGGGACTCTTTCAGAAGAAGCAACCGGTCAAGACCACCGACGTCGGATTCGAGCAGCTCGAGTTCTTCCGCGTCCACGACACCGCCAAGATCTACGAGTACGCGGAGAAGATCATGCATCGGATCCCGATCGTGCTCAACTTCTCGGACTGCCTGATCCAGGAGGCCAACGAGAACCTCCTCTTCCTCACCGGCGTGCTCTACGCCTGCGACGGCGAGATCGTCAGGATCCAGGACAAGATCTACCTGATGGCGCAGAAGAGCGACCTGAACGGACCGACGCTCACGAAGTTCGTCAACCAGTACGGCTCGAAGAAGTGA